The genomic stretch GCGTTCCGGCCCGCGGGTCAGCTGCACCCGGTGCTCGGCCTGACGTACAACCTCTCGCGAGAGGGGCTCTACGTGCGCACGCTCGACCCGCCCCGTCGCGGCACGCAGCTCTGGTTCGAGCTCCGGCCGCCGCACTCGCCCGACGCCGTGCACCTGCGCGGCACGGTGGTCTGGGTCCGGTCGGTGGAGCGTGGCCCGGGCGGCGCGGCCCCGCCTGGATTCGGTGTCCGGCTCGACGCCGACGCCTGTCCGCCCCTCGACCTCCGCCGCTACCGCGACCACTACCAGCAGCTGGTGTCGAACCTGCGCATGGTGGCGTGAGAGCGTCCGGGCGCGCGCCTGCTACCATCGCGCGCCTTGACCCTCCCTGCCCCTCGGGACAGCGCCGGCCGCCGCGCACGCTTCGGCTGGCCCGTGATCGGCCTCGCGGCCGCCATGGGCGTGCTCTTCGCCGCTCTCGGGCTGGCGCGGTTCAGGACGTTCCACAACGAGACGTTCGACCTCGCGTTCTACGTTCGCATCGCGTGGGGCCTGGTCCACCTGAACTGGTGGGAGCCCATGGTCGACGCGCACTTCTACGGGCTGCACCTCTCCCCGATCCTCGCGCCGCTCGGGGCGCTCGGGGTGGTCACGGGCTCGACGGCTTCGGTCCTGATCATCACGCAGGCGCTCGCGCTCGCGCTCGCCGCGTTCCCCATGGGACGCATCGGGCAGCGGCACCTCGGGCCGCGGGGGCTCTTCGTCGGCGCCTTCGTGTGGCTGCTCTACCCGAACCTGGGGCACGTCGCCGGGTACGAGTTCCACCCCGGCTCGCTGGCCGTGCTCCCGCTCGCGTGGATGGCCCTCGCGATCGACCGTGGCGACGCGCGGGTCCTCGCGTGGTCCACGCTCGGCGTGCTGGTCTGCCGCGAGGATCTCGCGCTGGTCACGGCCGGGGGGAGCCTGCTCTTCGCGCTCCAGCATCGCGCGACGTGGCGGCCGGCGGCCATCGCGGGGGGGCTCTCGCTCGCCTACGCGCTGTTCTTCTTCCTCGTGCTCCAGCCCGCGTATGCGCCCGCGCAGGGATCGCTCGCGCTCCACTTCGGCGCGTTCGGGGACAGCCTGCCTGCGGTGCTGCTGCACTTGCTGACGCATCCGGGCGAGCTGCTCGCGCACCTCGCCACGCCCGAGCGGCTCCTCTACCTCCCGAAGATCCTCGCGCCGCTCGCGTTCTTGCCGCTGCTCCGGGCGAGGTGGCTGCTGCCCACCGCGCCGATCCTCGCGATCAACCTGATCAGCGAGTGGCCGACCACGACCGATCTGGACGTGCACTACCTGACGCCCGCGCTGCCGTTCCTGGTGGCGGGCGCGCTCGACGGCGCCGGGCGCCTGCGTGACAAGTTCCCGTTCGTGATCGTCGTCGCGCCGCTGGTCGTGGTCTTTCTCGGGCACGTGGCGGCGGGGGGGACGCCGCTGTCCCTCGACTTCGACGCGGCGGCGTTCCGACCCGACCTCCGATCGACGGCGGCGGCCGACATCCTCGCCGCGGTGCCGGAGGACGCGAGCGTGCAGGCGCCCTACGCGCTGCTGCCTCACCTGGCCGAGCGGCCCGTCCTGCACCGCACGAGCTCCCCAGAAGCCAACGACGACTTCTTCGTGCTCGACGCGTGGCACCGCCGTCGCTACGCGGGGCAGGAAGACTTGATACGCACGGTCGAGGAGCCGCCGGTGCGGGACTGGCTCGCGCGCGACGACCATCGACTCGCGTTGGCGAGCGGCGACTTCCTCCTGCTCGAGCGCGGGGCGCACCCGCGGGACGGTCTCGGCGGGCGCGCGATCGTGGGGCGCGCCATCCCGCAGTCGGGGGAGCGGCTCTGCGATTGCCTCGCGGTGCGCGCCGCGCGGCTGGACGACACCCTGCTCACGCTGGAGCTCGTCGCGC from Sandaracinaceae bacterium encodes the following:
- a CDS encoding DUF2079 domain-containing protein, with the protein product MTLPAPRDSAGRRARFGWPVIGLAAAMGVLFAALGLARFRTFHNETFDLAFYVRIAWGLVHLNWWEPMVDAHFYGLHLSPILAPLGALGVVTGSTASVLIITQALALALAAFPMGRIGQRHLGPRGLFVGAFVWLLYPNLGHVAGYEFHPGSLAVLPLAWMALAIDRGDARVLAWSTLGVLVCREDLALVTAGGSLLFALQHRATWRPAAIAGGLSLAYALFFFLVLQPAYAPAQGSLALHFGAFGDSLPAVLLHLLTHPGELLAHLATPERLLYLPKILAPLAFLPLLRARWLLPTAPILAINLISEWPTTTDLDVHYLTPALPFLVAGALDGAGRLRDKFPFVIVVAPLVVVFLGHVAAGGTPLSLDFDAAAFRPDLRSTAAADILAAVPEDASVQAPYALLPHLAERPVLHRTSSPEANDDFFVLDAWHRRRYAGQEDLIRTVEEPPVRDWLARDDHRLALASGDFLLLERGAHPRDGLGGRAIVGRAIPQSGERLCDCLAVRAARLDDTLLTLELVAREPCPHDLALRIGVADRPRRVDLPFAGWLSPAHLRRGDLLESKHRLTPAQRDAILEHGLRVGAIRQSGARPEPDDPNSVEVPL